One window of Alkaliphilus metalliredigens QYMF genomic DNA carries:
- a CDS encoding DUF3185 family protein, whose protein sequence is MNYELISIIIYLSITIVEIYSKPAKENKRKGVEIIMKIFGGILLFLGVILSFFGYNQMNSLESQMGRLVGHTDPTGMVMVAMGVVMGIVGIVLLLKKNKSEESKIA, encoded by the coding sequence TTGAATTATGAATTGATATCAATAATAATATACTTATCTATAACCATAGTAGAGATTTACAGTAAACCTGCAAAGGAAAACAAAAGGAAAGGAGTTGAAATTATTATGAAGATTTTTGGAGGAATTTTATTGTTTTTAGGAGTTATACTGAGTTTTTTTGGATACAACCAGATGAATAGCCTTGAGTCACAAATGGGAAGGTTAGTTGGGCATACTGATCCTACTGGAATGGTAATGGTTGCCATGGGAGTTGTAATGGGTATTGTAGGTATTGTTTTATTGTTGAAGAAAAATAAGAGTGAAGAAAGCAAAATTGCATAG
- a CDS encoding TrkA C-terminal domain-containing protein — MTITYGFIILIFIALVVEILSIALKITGLDMDKARFQVVSILTGTGFTTRESELITQHPTRRKIALVLMLISYVGTAVFIGIIFSALRTNESFVYFFAYAGVVILLTLFFLRNKYILHRFESIIERQLLKQMNINRKYKTAEEVLNLNDEYGVAEFIIDEDSGLLGSTLEKSGLKQNYIQVLNIDRGGKMIHFPKHTFVFQSGDKLVVYGQIENIKEFIVKDQNDVDN, encoded by the coding sequence ATGACAATCACCTATGGGTTTATTATTTTAATATTTATTGCTTTGGTAGTGGAGATACTATCCATTGCACTTAAGATTACTGGATTAGACATGGATAAAGCAAGGTTTCAGGTAGTTTCAATTTTAACAGGGACAGGATTTACAACCAGAGAATCTGAACTGATCACCCAGCACCCTACCAGAAGAAAAATTGCCCTTGTATTAATGTTAATTAGTTATGTAGGAACCGCTGTATTTATTGGTATCATCTTTAGTGCTCTGAGGACCAATGAATCCTTTGTGTATTTTTTTGCCTATGCCGGTGTTGTAATCTTATTAACTTTGTTTTTTCTTCGTAATAAGTACATCCTCCATCGATTTGAATCCATCATTGAAAGACAATTGTTAAAGCAAATGAATATTAATCGAAAATATAAGACTGCAGAAGAGGTCTTAAACCTCAATGATGAATATGGTGTGGCAGAGTTTATTATTGACGAGGATAGTGGTTTATTAGGAAGTACATTAGAAAAATCAGGACTAAAGCAAAACTATATTCAAGTACTAAACATTGACCGTGGAGGCAAAATGATACACTTTCCAAAGCATACATTTGTTTTTCAATCAGGGGATAAACTTGTGGTATATGGACAAATTGAAAACATTAAAGAGTTTATCGTCAAAGACCAAAATGATGTAGACAATTGA
- a CDS encoding sensor histidine kinase, with the protein MIIEFIKMTPVAFLITSTFLVIFCQLSISWKDNKKKIIFAIFTVGLLPLILSMHGYPYRMILSHINDIIWFKFLFGKKFKDIVVLFYTAFVFFILVDIPISILFIHFLAIETASIPYIAFILIHTTSFVVISILCWILPIRKFYIQYKFTLERYFPILLVFILNIYFLNSLMYSYDFMDAIPAFMIALLTAIIIFSFLQVMVEDREEKILIRSYEQQKSLVLPLIEEIRSKQHDFKNHITTIYGFSQQSNSNISQNIQTYIENLNKHLKDVDIFFHIENNVISGILYSKLCEAESRYIDLHYEIPPYEIPFPLTDYEYVAILGNVFDNAFEAPMKSEDKMKRIIFKLIDDGNSSVLEIWNNGTPINSKDMSDLFRKGYSTKKNKSQRGYGLYNVKRIVDKYNGNIEILTQNNLTGFRICFPSN; encoded by the coding sequence ATGATTATAGAATTTATTAAAATGACCCCAGTAGCCTTCTTGATTACAAGCACCTTTCTTGTTATTTTCTGTCAACTTTCAATTTCATGGAAGGACAACAAGAAAAAAATTATTTTTGCAATATTCACAGTAGGCTTACTTCCTCTTATTCTATCAATGCATGGCTATCCCTATAGAATGATTTTGTCCCATATTAACGATATTATTTGGTTCAAGTTCTTATTTGGCAAAAAATTTAAAGACATCGTAGTGCTTTTTTATACTGCATTTGTTTTTTTTATACTTGTGGATATTCCCATTTCAATTCTATTTATACATTTTCTAGCCATTGAGACGGCAAGCATTCCTTACATTGCCTTTATTTTGATCCATACAACTTCTTTTGTTGTTATTTCAATATTATGCTGGATATTACCGATTCGAAAGTTCTATATTCAATACAAGTTTACACTGGAAAGGTATTTTCCAATATTACTAGTTTTTATATTGAACATTTATTTCTTAAACTCTTTAATGTATTCCTATGACTTTATGGATGCTATACCTGCATTTATGATAGCATTACTGACAGCAATAATTATTTTTAGCTTTTTACAGGTGATGGTGGAAGATCGGGAAGAAAAGATTTTAATTCGAAGCTACGAACAGCAAAAATCCTTAGTGTTACCTTTGATTGAGGAGATAAGAAGTAAACAACATGATTTTAAAAATCACATTACTACTATTTATGGATTTAGCCAGCAAAGCAATTCTAATATTAGTCAAAATATTCAAACCTATATAGAAAATCTCAATAAACACCTGAAGGATGTAGATATTTTTTTTCATATAGAAAACAATGTCATTAGTGGTATTTTGTATAGTAAACTATGTGAAGCAGAATCCAGGTACATAGATTTACATTATGAAATTCCCCCTTATGAGATTCCATTTCCCTTAACTGATTATGAATATGTGGCAATACTGGGGAATGTTTTTGATAATGCTTTTGAAGCTCCTATGAAATCAGAGGATAAAATGAAAAGAATAATCTTCAAACTTATTGATGATGGTAATTCATCTGTTTTGGAAATATGGAATAATGGCACACCTATTAATTCTAAGGACATGTCTGATCTTTTTAGAAAAGGTTATTCTACAAAGAAAAATAAATCTCAACGAGGATATGGTCTATATAATGTTAAGAGAATTGTTGATAAGTATAATGGAAATATTGAAATATTAACACAGAACAACCTTACTGGCTTTAGGATTTGTTTTCCTTCAAATTAA
- the istB gene encoding IS21-like element helper ATPase IstB, with product MEKLESIKDHAKKLKLNYLNTNADSIVENADINNISYQNLLLSILENEVDLREKKAQERRVKAAGFPVLKTIEEFDLTFQRSITQRQINSLIEMDWIDRMYNLILLGPPGVGKSHLCIALGYKAVEMGYKVSFTTMDNLMHCLKTQEISRKSKGKINNVLSSSLLIIDELGYLPISREEANLFFQLISALHEQTSLIITSNKGLEDWTELLGDPALTTAVLDRITYRCELFNMTGKSYRLEHRESLF from the coding sequence ATGGAAAAATTAGAATCAATAAAGGATCACGCTAAAAAACTCAAATTGAACTACTTAAATACCAATGCAGATTCCATCGTTGAAAATGCTGACATAAACAACATTTCATATCAGAATCTTTTACTGTCAATATTAGAAAACGAAGTCGATCTCAGAGAGAAAAAGGCCCAGGAACGCAGAGTTAAGGCTGCAGGCTTTCCGGTACTTAAGACAATAGAAGAGTTCGATCTAACCTTTCAAAGATCGATTACCCAAAGACAAATCAATAGTCTTATTGAGATGGACTGGATAGATAGAATGTATAATCTAATACTTTTAGGCCCTCCAGGGGTAGGTAAAAGCCACTTGTGTATTGCATTAGGGTACAAGGCTGTAGAGATGGGCTACAAGGTTAGCTTCACCACCATGGACAATCTGATGCACTGTTTAAAAACACAGGAGATATCAAGAAAAAGCAAAGGGAAAATCAACAATGTTTTATCTTCTAGTCTTCTGATCATCGATGAGCTAGGTTACCTCCCCATATCAAGAGAAGAAGCGAACTTGTTTTTCCAATTAATATCAGCCCTTCATGAACAAACATCGTTAATTATTACCTCCAACAAAGGGCTTGAAGATTGGACCGAGTTATTAGGGGACCCCGCTTTAACCACGGCAGTGTTAGATAGAATCACTTACAGATGTGAGCTATTTAATATGACAGGTAAGAGCTATAGATTAGAACATCGAGAATCATTGTTTTAA
- the smpB gene encoding SsrA-binding protein SmpB has product MAEKGQKSLAVNKKARFDYLIEDTFEAGMVLVGTEVKSIRQGKINIKEGYARIENSEIYLHNVHISPYEQGNIFNKDPLRIRKLLLHKAEIRKLIGYVQQKGYTLVPMKVYLQNGLVKLQLGVGVGKKLHDKRQDMAKKDSQRRIQKELGQRQKGME; this is encoded by the coding sequence ATGGCTGAAAAAGGACAGAAAAGTCTAGCAGTGAACAAAAAAGCAAGGTTTGACTATTTAATTGAGGATACCTTTGAAGCAGGAATGGTGTTAGTTGGAACAGAGGTCAAATCTATCCGACAGGGCAAGATCAACATCAAGGAAGGGTATGCCCGTATTGAAAATAGTGAGATTTACTTGCATAATGTTCACATAAGTCCCTATGAACAGGGAAATATATTTAATAAAGACCCTTTGAGAATCAGAAAGCTACTACTTCATAAAGCAGAGATTAGAAAACTAATCGGATATGTTCAACAGAAGGGGTATACCCTGGTTCCAATGAAGGTGTATTTACAAAACGGATTAGTTAAATTACAACTAGGCGTAGGTGTTGGTAAAAAGCTTCATGATAAGCGTCAGGATATGGCCAAGAAGGATTCACAACGTCGAATTCAAAAAGAGTTAGGTCAACGTCAAAAAGGGATGGAATAA
- a CDS encoding LytR/AlgR family response regulator transcription factor, with protein sequence MSTVLIVEDNLEQLCFLKDILEESQEDITIFTATSVKQAYHLALSHNINLFFIDIGLPDGSGLELAKNLRAIQKYELTWVVFLTTYTQYILKAFKQIHCYDYIVKPYKKEDIIAITKKLLNTSSLASSNNDEQYLTFQMKGYILKIFIKDIVYIEVYKKNCTIYTSNDSYLVKKMPLSKIYEMLSPGEFIQCHRSFLVNIHYIKEMKKTDNIWVITFLNHSETVMLGETFKDNVISKLGLSKWVNVK encoded by the coding sequence ATGAGCACAGTATTAATTGTAGAAGATAATTTAGAACAACTATGTTTCTTAAAAGACATTCTTGAAGAATCTCAAGAAGATATTACAATATTTACTGCAACTAGCGTTAAACAGGCTTATCATCTAGCCCTTAGCCATAATATAAACCTTTTTTTCATTGACATCGGCTTACCCGATGGATCTGGTTTAGAATTAGCAAAAAATTTAAGAGCAATTCAAAAATATGAACTTACCTGGGTGGTTTTTTTGACTACATACACCCAATATATTTTAAAAGCCTTTAAACAAATTCACTGCTACGATTACATTGTGAAACCCTATAAAAAAGAAGATATTATTGCTATTACAAAAAAGCTCTTGAATACAAGTTCATTAGCATCATCAAATAATGATGAGCAGTATTTAACCTTTCAAATGAAGGGCTATATTTTGAAAATATTTATAAAGGATATAGTCTATATTGAAGTGTATAAAAAAAATTGCACCATTTACACTTCTAATGACAGTTATTTAGTAAAAAAAATGCCCTTATCTAAAATCTATGAAATGCTGTCTCCAGGAGAGTTTATACAATGTCATCGCTCCTTTTTAGTAAACATACATTACATAAAAGAAATGAAGAAAACCGATAACATATGGGTGATAACATTTTTAAATCATTCTGAAACAGTCATGTTAGGTGAAACCTTTAAAGATAATGTAATATCGAAGCTTGGATTAAGCAAGTGGGTCAATGTAAAATAG
- a CDS encoding sensor histidine kinase gives MENAITFIILCHFAIPWKENRGKVLFSIAFMGILPTFSFMHQYEYRMFLTHINCIIWIKFLFRKTIKDTVVQFYTTFVLGILVHVPLLYVTAFFMPINNNKAIPYKFFVVNISIFLVIIVILCRLIPLKKLYKKYIPILEKFFPFLLSTALIIYLLNTLFLLDVYTDFSIYFLVVTLFALITFTFIQVMVEDKEEKILIKSYEQQESLVSPLIEDIRSKQHDFKNHITTIYGFSQQSTSDVIQNIQIYIESLNKHLIDIDTFLHINNKVISGILYSKLCEAELKNIDLQYKIPPYDVPFPLADYEYVSVLGNLLDNALEVPMKADNEKKKIIFKLIDDANSSVLEIWNNGTPINSKDMSDLFRKGYSTKENKSQRGYGLYNVKRIVDKYNGNIEILTQNNLTGFRICFPQQHELSLA, from the coding sequence ATGGAAAATGCTATTACTTTTATTATATTATGTCACTTTGCTATCCCTTGGAAAGAGAATAGAGGGAAGGTTTTATTCTCAATAGCATTTATGGGTATTCTTCCCACTTTTTCTTTTATGCATCAGTATGAGTATAGGATGTTTCTTACTCATATTAATTGCATTATTTGGATTAAATTTCTATTTAGGAAGACTATTAAGGATACGGTGGTTCAGTTTTATACTACATTCGTTTTAGGAATTCTTGTTCATGTGCCTTTATTATATGTCACTGCTTTCTTTATGCCTATAAATAATAATAAGGCGATTCCTTATAAGTTTTTTGTAGTAAATATTTCTATTTTTCTAGTAATAATTGTAATATTGTGTCGATTAATACCTTTAAAAAAACTATATAAAAAATATATTCCTATATTAGAAAAATTTTTCCCTTTTCTGTTAAGCACTGCATTGATTATATATCTTTTAAACACTTTGTTTCTATTGGATGTATATACCGACTTTTCAATATACTTTTTAGTGGTAACATTATTCGCTTTAATTACCTTTACCTTTATACAGGTCATGGTAGAGGATAAAGAAGAAAAGATTTTAATTAAATCATATGAACAACAAGAGTCTTTAGTCTCACCTCTAATTGAAGATATAAGAAGTAAACAACATGATTTTAAAAATCACATCACTACAATTTATGGATTTAGCCAGCAAAGTACTTCTGATGTCATACAAAATATTCAAATTTATATAGAAAGCCTTAACAAGCATTTGATAGATATCGACACTTTTTTACACATTAACAATAAAGTCATTAGCGGTATTTTATATAGTAAACTATGTGAAGCAGAATTAAAAAATATTGATTTGCAGTATAAAATTCCCCCTTATGATGTTCCATTTCCTTTGGCTGATTATGAATATGTATCAGTGCTGGGGAATCTTCTTGATAATGCTCTCGAAGTTCCTATGAAAGCAGATAATGAAAAGAAAAAAATTATCTTTAAACTTATTGATGATGCTAATTCATCTGTTTTGGAAATATGGAATAATGGTACACCTATTAACTCTAAGGACATGTCTGATCTTTTTAGAAAAGGTTATTCTACAAAGGAAAATAAATCTCAACGAGGATATGGCCTGTACAATGTTAAGAGAATCGTTGATAAGTATAATGGAAATATTGAAATATTAACACAGAACAACCTTACTGGCTTTAGGATTTGTTTTCCACAACAACATGAACTTTCATTGGCGTAA
- a CDS encoding IS66 family transposase, whose translation MPKFLQKHLPVTACRGCDAIDSDNGGTIITAPMAKPVLPGSMVSPSVLAFIMENKYNQALPLYRQEASFVNYGIDLSRQNMASWIVQGAEKWLSPLYDRMHTHLKQSPVIHADESPLKVLDEKDKSQSYMWLYATAETSEHPIYLYEYQPSRAKKHPKQFLEGFTGFLQTDYSDVGIRLTSHICRLQSKVNTTICI comes from the coding sequence TTGCCAAAATTTCTCCAAAAACACTTGCCAGTTACAGCTTGTAGGGGATGTGATGCCATTGATAGTGATAATGGTGGTACCATCATTACTGCACCTATGGCCAAACCTGTCCTTCCTGGCAGCATGGTATCGCCATCAGTGCTTGCATTTATCATGGAAAACAAGTACAATCAGGCCCTTCCCCTTTATAGACAGGAAGCTTCTTTTGTAAACTATGGAATTGATCTATCTCGTCAAAACATGGCCAGTTGGATTGTTCAAGGTGCTGAAAAGTGGTTGAGCCCCTTGTATGATAGAATGCATACGCATTTAAAACAATCACCAGTAATACATGCTGATGAAAGCCCCCTAAAAGTGCTTGATGAAAAAGATAAAAGTCAAAGCTATATGTGGCTTTATGCAACGGCTGAAACCAGTGAACATCCAATATATCTTTATGAATATCAGCCTTCAAGAGCTAAGAAACATCCAAAGCAATTTTTAGAAGGATTCACAGGGTTTCTTCAGACCGATTATTCTGATGTCGGAATAAGATTGACATCACATATATGCCGGCTTCAATCAAAGGTAAATACTACTATTTGTATTTGA
- a CDS encoding NPCBM/NEW2 domain-containing protein, producing the protein MFNKEKIKGFVSGFTVAILICLLTVSAFASPVRKSIEVMYNDIKLVVDGQRVQFGRDSVGNQIQPFIYNGTTYLPVKAVGEALNKNVEWDGQTQTVYIGKKTLFEEEVVFIGNGIDHMSFEMNRGNKSNLKYEYNITMPVEDNIRNKYNNYLFIPIESYSIWGADRYNAWSKIDFPLNAGYKEFKATLGIPNNYKDEFGTKDIKIYADDRLVYEKTLKQGDMPEEITVNVAGALKLTIQITTDDGTTRKDVGFFNARLTK; encoded by the coding sequence ATGTTTAATAAAGAGAAAATCAAAGGTTTTGTTTCTGGATTTACTGTTGCTATTTTAATTTGTTTATTAACAGTTAGTGCCTTTGCTTCACCAGTAAGAAAATCAATTGAAGTAATGTATAACGATATTAAACTGGTAGTTGACGGTCAAAGAGTTCAATTTGGTAGAGATAGTGTTGGGAATCAAATTCAGCCATTTATTTATAATGGAACTACATACTTACCGGTAAAAGCAGTGGGCGAAGCATTAAATAAGAATGTTGAATGGGATGGACAAACTCAAACAGTATATATCGGTAAGAAAACATTGTTTGAAGAGGAAGTAGTTTTTATTGGGAATGGCATAGACCACATGAGCTTTGAAATGAACAGAGGAAATAAGAGTAATTTAAAATACGAATATAACATCACAATGCCAGTTGAAGATAATATAAGAAATAAATATAATAACTATCTATTTATTCCAATAGAATCTTATAGTATATGGGGAGCTGATAGGTATAATGCTTGGAGTAAGATTGATTTTCCTTTAAATGCAGGATATAAAGAGTTTAAAGCTACTTTAGGAATACCTAATAATTATAAAGATGAATTTGGAACTAAAGATATCAAGATATATGCAGATGATAGGTTAGTATATGAAAAAACATTAAAGCAAGGCGATATGCCAGAAGAAATAACAGTAAATGTAGCAGGAGCTTTAAAACTCACTATTCAGATTACTACGGATGACGGTACTACTAGAAAAGATGTAGGATTCTTTAATGCTAGACTTACTAAATAA
- the istA gene encoding IS21 family transposase produces MKEWNMFAEIQGYKSKGLNKSQVARRLEIDYKTVHKYWDMTPDEFASLRQRTESRERKVDKYKDEVLAWIREHRDLSSAQIYDWLEEKYHVLDFKDRTLRLYVNHLREEHKLPKVVSARQFEEVDELPMGYQAQVDLGQIWLDKPDKTRIKVYCFGMVLSHSRHKYIYWIDKPFTTQTFIEAHNKAFEYFGGMPKEVVYDQDRVLVVSENHGDIIYTEGFQNYINSLKFKVYLCRGYDPQSKGKIEAVVKYAKYNFAKNRTFVDIDSFNDDSLKWLERRGNKKVHETTKKVPAEVFALEKEHLKPIPTLFVNTTNTNSLTYLVRKNNTVFYKQNRYQVPTGTYSPGKEVKLIIKKDTMEIKNQDTEQLIIEHKISQDKGKLVKIEHYDRNESKHCTSHEIYNKVLKSLDHTEKANEFVDVLKIEKPRHFKDQFALIMNTVKNQDKSIVQRALSYCIERKLFSAGLLKDAIQYLKLEENRQLNKKYFKADITTPSKYQDLKPQVRDIREYMSALKEDKRKWKN; encoded by the coding sequence TTGAAGGAGTGGAATATGTTTGCTGAAATCCAAGGATACAAGTCCAAAGGACTGAATAAATCACAGGTAGCAAGGAGGCTGGAGATCGACTATAAAACAGTACATAAATATTGGGATATGACACCAGATGAATTTGCAAGCTTAAGACAAAGAACTGAATCTAGAGAAAGGAAGGTGGACAAATATAAGGACGAAGTCTTAGCATGGATTAGAGAACATAGGGATTTATCAAGTGCTCAAATATATGATTGGCTAGAGGAAAAATATCATGTGCTGGACTTTAAGGATAGAACTTTACGACTATATGTCAATCACTTAAGGGAAGAACATAAGCTCCCTAAAGTAGTTTCAGCAAGGCAATTTGAGGAGGTGGATGAGCTTCCTATGGGATATCAAGCACAGGTTGACCTGGGCCAAATATGGCTAGATAAACCTGACAAAACAAGAATCAAAGTATATTGCTTTGGTATGGTTTTATCCCATTCCAGACATAAATACATCTATTGGATAGACAAGCCCTTTACTACCCAGACATTCATTGAGGCCCATAATAAAGCCTTTGAATATTTTGGAGGAATGCCTAAGGAGGTTGTTTATGACCAGGACAGAGTCCTAGTGGTATCAGAAAATCATGGAGATATCATATACACAGAAGGATTTCAAAACTATATTAATTCCCTTAAGTTTAAAGTGTACCTTTGCAGGGGTTATGACCCACAGAGTAAAGGGAAAATTGAAGCCGTAGTGAAATATGCCAAGTATAATTTTGCAAAGAATAGAACATTTGTAGATATTGACTCATTTAATGATGATTCGCTGAAATGGTTAGAAAGAAGAGGTAATAAAAAAGTCCATGAAACAACAAAGAAGGTACCGGCAGAAGTGTTTGCCCTGGAAAAGGAACACTTAAAGCCAATACCCACTCTATTTGTAAACACAACTAATACAAATAGTTTAACCTATCTCGTTAGAAAAAACAATACAGTTTTTTACAAGCAAAATAGATACCAAGTCCCTACGGGAACCTATTCTCCAGGGAAAGAGGTTAAATTAATTATTAAGAAAGATACCATGGAAATTAAGAACCAAGATACAGAACAGTTAATTATTGAACATAAAATCAGTCAGGATAAAGGAAAATTAGTGAAAATAGAGCACTATGATAGGAATGAGAGTAAACACTGTACAAGTCATGAAATCTACAACAAAGTGTTAAAAAGCTTAGACCATACTGAAAAGGCTAATGAATTTGTTGATGTATTAAAAATAGAGAAGCCAAGACACTTTAAAGATCAATTTGCCCTAATAATGAATACAGTAAAAAACCAAGACAAATCAATTGTTCAAAGGGCATTAAGCTACTGTATTGAAAGGAAATTGTTTAGCGCAGGGCTCTTGAAGGATGCCATACAGTACTTAAAACTTGAAGAAAACAGACAACTAAATAAGAAGTACTTTAAAGCTGACATAACTACTCCTTCAAAATATCAGGATTTAAAGCCTCAAGTACGAGATATTAGAGAATACATGAGTGCCCTGAAGGAGGATAAAAGAAAATGGAAAAATTAG
- a CDS encoding DDE-type integrase/transposase/recombinase — MPASIKGKYYYLYLILDLYSKKIIAWEVYDRESAEYASRLMRRAIMSENRTKDKKPLVLHSDYGSP, encoded by the coding sequence ATGCCGGCTTCAATCAAAGGTAAATACTACTATTTGTATTTGATCTTGGACTTGTATAGCAAGAAGATCATAGCTTGGGAAGTCTATGATAGAGAATCAGCTGAATACGCAAGCAGGCTTATGCGCCGAGCAATTATGAGTGAAAACCGTACAAAAGACAAGAAACCGCTTGTTCTGCACTCAGATTATGGAAGCCCATGA